One window from the genome of Megalobrama amblycephala isolate DHTTF-2021 linkage group LG4, ASM1881202v1, whole genome shotgun sequence encodes:
- the LOC125267036 gene encoding uncharacterized protein LOC125267036 isoform X2 gives MPCEMSYFISWILKLLLFDVKFIYGLNVCRGDLITNVSLSTELQSEVLLPCSFESDLLKPNRTNESCVVWTHLNTQDFVEISLDGEAKFWNNRRGRIETFPKLPESELLDFSIRIRNVQQSDLGVYHCKLFRETNCFLAYKIIDLHKVDSLTWLIPAGSAGGAVVLLVLLIIACKFFKCKEKNSREPVYENTSNHRAKFTNEGSQEKKSREPAYENTSNHRSKFTNEGRISHSNPIYMPS, from the exons ATGCCGTGTGAGATGAGTTACTTTATCTCTTGGATTTTAAAACTGCTTCTTTTTgatgttaaatttatttatg GTTTGAATGTATGTCGGGGAGATCTAATCACCAATGTCAGTTTATCCACTGAGCTTCAATCTGAAGTCCTGCTTCCCTGTTCCTTTGAATCAGACCTCTTGAAACCAAACCGAACGAATGAATCTTGTGTGGTGTGGACTCACCTCAATACTCAAGACTTTGTGGAGATCAGTCTGGATGGTGAGGCAAAGTTCTGGAATAACCGACGTGGACGGATTGAGACATTCCCAAAATTACCAGAATCTGAACTGTTAGACTTCTCCATCCGTATCCGTAATGTGCAGCAGTCTGATTTAGGTGTCTACCACTGCAAACTGTTCAGAGAGACCAACTGTTTCCTCGCCTATAAGATAATTGATCTACACAAAG TGGATTCGCTGACTTGGCTGATCCCAGCTGGATCAGCAGGAGGAGCAGTAGTGCTACTTGTGCTTCTCATCATCGCATGTAAATTTTTCAAAT GTAAAGAAAAGAACAGTCGTGAACCTGTCTATG AGAACACCTCCAATCACAGAGCAAAGTTCACCAATGAAGGGA GTCAAGAAAAGAAAAGCCGTGAACCTGCCTATG AGAACACCTCCAATCACAGATCAAAGTTCACCAATGAAGGGA
- the LOC125267036 gene encoding uncharacterized protein LOC125267036 isoform X1: MPCEMSYFISWILKLLLFDVKFIYGLNVCRGDLITNVSLSTELQSEVLLPCSFESDLLKPNRTNESCVVWTHLNTQDFVEISLDGEAKFWNNRRGRIETFPKLPESELLDFSIRIRNVQQSDLGVYHCKLFRETNCFLAYKIIDLHKGSDSAVVSVDSLTWLIPAGSAGGAVVLLVLLIIACKFFKCKEKNSREPVYENTSNHRAKFTNEGSQEKKSREPAYENTSNHRSKFTNEGRISHSNPIYMPS; encoded by the exons ATGCCGTGTGAGATGAGTTACTTTATCTCTTGGATTTTAAAACTGCTTCTTTTTgatgttaaatttatttatg GTTTGAATGTATGTCGGGGAGATCTAATCACCAATGTCAGTTTATCCACTGAGCTTCAATCTGAAGTCCTGCTTCCCTGTTCCTTTGAATCAGACCTCTTGAAACCAAACCGAACGAATGAATCTTGTGTGGTGTGGACTCACCTCAATACTCAAGACTTTGTGGAGATCAGTCTGGATGGTGAGGCAAAGTTCTGGAATAACCGACGTGGACGGATTGAGACATTCCCAAAATTACCAGAATCTGAACTGTTAGACTTCTCCATCCGTATCCGTAATGTGCAGCAGTCTGATTTAGGTGTCTACCACTGCAAACTGTTCAGAGAGACCAACTGTTTCCTCGCCTATAAGATAATTGATCTACACAAAG GTTCAGATTCAGCTGTTGTTTCAGTGGATTCGCTGACTTGGCTGATCCCAGCTGGATCAGCAGGAGGAGCAGTAGTGCTACTTGTGCTTCTCATCATCGCATGTAAATTTTTCAAAT GTAAAGAAAAGAACAGTCGTGAACCTGTCTATG AGAACACCTCCAATCACAGAGCAAAGTTCACCAATGAAGGGA GTCAAGAAAAGAAAAGCCGTGAACCTGCCTATG AGAACACCTCCAATCACAGATCAAAGTTCACCAATGAAGGGA